One Terriglobales bacterium DNA segment encodes these proteins:
- a CDS encoding FAD-dependent oxidoreductase has product MRAGNTDFVVIGAGVFGVWTAHALRSQGHSVMLIDAHGAGNNRSSSGDESRIIRMGYGADALYTRWATRSLRRWRALFHATGQTLFVNTGVLWLSSELDRYTQDLLRTLATEGIPYEELSTSELTARFPQINVDDVAFGILEPESGVLLARRAVQAVLDDAIRLGVQYAIDAVAPLQSANGNLAHVRTRSGEDISGGTFVFSCGAWLPQLFPELLGSRIFPTRQEVFYFGTPPGARGFKPPRMPVWLHHQDDMYGLPDIENRGIKVASDRHGEPFDPETGDRTVSESGEQEVRAYLCHRFPWLKRAPLTETRVCQYENTSNGDFLIDRHPDIENVWLVGGGSGHGFKHGPAVGEYLVGRILETTPPETRFLLMRKRLVQQRTVY; this is encoded by the coding sequence GCGCATGGTGCGGGGAACAATCGCTCAAGCTCGGGCGACGAATCTCGCATCATTCGCATGGGATATGGCGCAGACGCGCTATACACTCGCTGGGCTACCCGCTCGCTTCGACGTTGGAGGGCATTGTTTCATGCAACCGGCCAAACCCTGTTCGTAAATACAGGCGTCTTGTGGCTCAGCTCGGAGTTGGATCGCTACACTCAAGACCTCTTACGCACGCTTGCGACAGAAGGCATCCCGTACGAAGAGCTCTCGACAAGCGAGCTAACCGCCCGATTTCCGCAGATCAATGTCGATGACGTCGCGTTCGGAATCCTCGAGCCGGAAAGCGGTGTCCTGCTAGCACGTCGTGCAGTGCAGGCCGTGCTCGACGACGCGATTCGATTGGGCGTGCAATATGCGATCGACGCTGTGGCTCCACTCCAATCCGCCAACGGGAATCTTGCGCATGTCCGAACCAGAAGCGGAGAGGACATTAGCGGAGGAACATTCGTGTTTTCGTGCGGTGCATGGCTGCCACAACTCTTTCCTGAGCTTTTGGGAAGCCGGATTTTTCCTACGCGGCAGGAAGTGTTCTATTTCGGGACGCCGCCTGGAGCCCGCGGATTCAAGCCGCCGCGGATGCCAGTCTGGTTACACCATCAAGATGACATGTACGGACTGCCTGACATCGAAAATCGCGGGATAAAAGTTGCCAGCGACCGGCACGGGGAGCCCTTCGATCCTGAAACGGGCGATCGCACAGTCAGCGAAAGCGGAGAGCAAGAAGTTCGGGCGTATCTTTGTCACAGATTCCCATGGCTCAAACGTGCGCCCTTAACTGAAACTCGCGTGTGCCAATACGAGAACACGTCGAATGGCGATTTTCTAATTGATCGCCATCCTGACATTGAGAACGTCTGGCTTGTCGGAGGAGGCTCCGGGCATGGATTCAAACACGGGCCGGCCGTCGGGGAATATTTAGTGGGAAGAATTCTCGAGACGACTCCTCCAGAGACTCGTTTTTTACTCATGCGAAAGCGGTTGGTGCAGCAAAGAACGGTCTATTGA
- a CDS encoding MerR family transcriptional regulator yields the protein MTFPSVATYYALVGTRAAISRTKRKPGEEIVIPEKLFFRIGEVSKLCSLPAYVLRFWETEFPQLKPNKSNTGQRLYRRKDVENIVRVKKLLYEEGYTINGARQFIKSESKRDRSQTALPFAVPVSNGTDLRSIKQGLRDVLGILSAKR from the coding sequence TTGACCTTTCCCTCGGTCGCGACATACTATGCGCTCGTGGGTACAAGGGCGGCAATCTCCCGAACGAAGCGAAAGCCAGGGGAAGAGATCGTCATCCCTGAGAAGCTTTTCTTTCGCATCGGCGAAGTATCGAAGCTCTGCTCACTGCCTGCTTATGTACTCCGCTTCTGGGAGACCGAGTTTCCTCAACTCAAGCCCAACAAGAGCAATACCGGACAACGCCTCTATCGCCGCAAGGACGTCGAGAACATCGTCCGCGTAAAAAAGCTTCTCTACGAGGAGGGGTACACGATTAACGGCGCCCGCCAATTCATCAAATCAGAATCCAAGCGGGACCGCTCACAGACTGCTTTGCCATTCGCCGTCCCCGTTTCGAACGGCACCGATCTGCGTAGCATCAAGCAAGGCCTACGCGACGTCCTGGGCATTCTTTCCGCGAAAAGATAA